One genomic region from Sphingobacterium multivorum encodes:
- a CDS encoding TonB-dependent receptor, with protein sequence MQRNIVWLMVLTIITFFQIPTNSWAQGTEATITGRIIDNNGPVKGTSVSVRNESTGFKQTTLTNQNGVYTFQQLPLGSPYSITINHVGYAEQKKTDYKLSYGDELNVDFTLSSAENKLDEVIVQGTAADLKNKIKTLGASTAITANDLKKMPVNGRNFSSLIDLSPVSSGTNLAGQRASSTNFTVDGMNSRSTVAGGNSGGAYSISMEAIREFKVVTNDYDVTFGRSGGGSITTVTKSGTNTLTGSAFTFARAGWLSSKYNLNGTARKQKFSTYQYGFSLGGPIIKDKAHFFVTWDRQMDTRPLQIADIQTTEDIARYKVTQATLDEFTRIAVGKYGASADRLFGSFDKKKKTDAAFARIDWQLNDKNLLTIRNNFVYDMDNQQEGDNTGINAFESYTNRRYINNSLMASLRTSISSKLTNDLKVQHFYERSEAQHNVAGFDQSHSIPRAIVESVQSVDGTNKYTNSIQLGGQRYAPEWFNGNMLQLVNNLYYNTDKIKYTFGADVMYTNMDFRYGSEMNGRFYFTGLQNFDNLTPYRYARDVYMTDKENTLVNNLAVGLYGQMEAKIARGLDVVGGLRLDNTKYLKKATFNQTVYDELGLSTDNGINTFQIQPRVQFNWDINEEKKNIIRFGAGIFGSALNPYSMLNNMLFDGSRIAGVDITDPTLIPKPNFAGYRQDPDTAPGRELLDNPKIEKLVTINTNSKDVKVPTVYKANISINHFFTPSLRIGLSAYGTWGRNNYMYVDRNMVEDPYFRLTAEGNRGVYVPASSINTTNGAANWTNSRKTKQIGRVLEMNSEGKNNSYTVVLDGTYRYYKDGQITVSYTWNDTKDNTSYNGNVANSATLSLMVKDDPRDLSTMTYSDNQFRHKVVFYGTMPSLWGVSMGLRFSGIAGTRYSLAVNGNVNGDFVNSNDLAFVYNPSNKNTPDYIKSGIQAILDDPKAEQSIKKYINGNLDRIAERNGGINGFYGVFDLHLAKNLKVYKKHGIEASIDIFNVANLLKKTWGVGHNLGKQNLYAIKSFDATSQQYIYNMSSGVGVSNLNGNPYQVQLGLRYAF encoded by the coding sequence ATGCAAAGAAACATCGTTTGGTTAATGGTATTAACCATTATTACATTTTTCCAAATTCCAACCAACAGTTGGGCTCAGGGTACCGAAGCGACGATTACAGGTCGGATCATAGACAACAATGGGCCCGTAAAAGGAACATCTGTATCGGTAAGGAATGAATCAACAGGATTTAAACAAACGACACTGACCAACCAAAATGGTGTCTATACCTTTCAACAATTACCTTTGGGCTCGCCCTACAGCATTACAATCAACCACGTTGGCTATGCAGAACAAAAAAAGACCGACTATAAATTGAGCTATGGTGACGAACTCAATGTGGATTTCACCTTATCATCAGCTGAAAATAAATTGGATGAAGTTATCGTTCAAGGCACTGCGGCTGACCTAAAAAATAAGATCAAGACATTGGGTGCATCTACCGCCATTACGGCCAATGATCTCAAAAAAATGCCTGTAAATGGTCGTAATTTCTCCTCTCTGATTGATTTATCGCCTGTCAGTAGTGGGACGAATCTTGCTGGGCAGCGTGCTTCATCGACCAATTTTACGGTAGACGGAATGAATTCACGCAGTACAGTAGCCGGTGGCAATAGCGGCGGAGCTTATTCAATCTCTATGGAAGCCATTCGTGAGTTCAAAGTAGTGACCAACGACTATGATGTCACGTTCGGCCGCAGCGGTGGGGGCAGCATTACCACCGTAACCAAATCCGGTACAAATACGTTAACTGGAAGTGCATTTACTTTTGCCCGGGCAGGTTGGCTTTCGAGTAAGTACAACCTCAATGGAACAGCCCGAAAACAAAAATTCTCCACCTATCAATATGGATTCTCACTTGGAGGTCCAATCATAAAAGACAAAGCTCACTTCTTTGTAACTTGGGATCGTCAAATGGATACCCGTCCTCTTCAGATCGCAGACATTCAAACAACGGAGGACATTGCACGGTACAAAGTAACCCAGGCTACATTAGATGAGTTTACCCGCATTGCTGTAGGTAAATATGGCGCAAGTGCCGATCGCCTGTTTGGTTCCTTTGACAAGAAGAAAAAGACCGACGCGGCCTTCGCCCGCATTGATTGGCAATTGAACGATAAAAACTTATTGACTATTCGGAACAACTTTGTCTACGACATGGACAATCAACAAGAGGGAGACAATACAGGCATCAATGCGTTTGAATCCTACACCAACAGAAGGTATATCAACAACAGCCTCATGGCCTCCTTGCGCACGTCGATCAGTTCCAAATTGACCAACGATTTGAAGGTGCAACATTTTTATGAGCGTTCTGAAGCACAGCACAATGTAGCTGGATTTGATCAGTCACACAGTATTCCACGTGCGATCGTTGAATCTGTTCAATCGGTGGACGGCACAAATAAATATACCAATTCAATACAGCTTGGTGGTCAGCGCTATGCACCAGAATGGTTCAACGGAAATATGTTACAACTGGTCAACAACCTCTATTATAACACAGATAAAATCAAATATACCTTCGGTGCAGATGTCATGTATACGAACATGGATTTCCGCTACGGCAGCGAAATGAATGGTCGTTTTTATTTTACTGGTCTACAAAATTTCGATAACCTGACTCCTTATCGGTATGCCCGTGATGTATATATGACTGACAAAGAAAACACCTTGGTCAACAATCTAGCTGTAGGTCTCTATGGACAGATGGAAGCTAAAATCGCTAGGGGTCTTGATGTTGTCGGCGGCCTACGTCTGGACAATACGAAATACCTAAAGAAGGCTACGTTCAACCAAACAGTCTATGACGAACTGGGCCTTTCAACCGATAATGGTATCAACACTTTTCAGATACAACCTCGCGTGCAGTTCAACTGGGATATCAATGAAGAAAAGAAAAATATAATCCGTTTTGGCGCTGGTATATTCGGTTCGGCCCTCAACCCATATTCTATGTTAAACAATATGTTGTTTGATGGCTCACGCATTGCCGGTGTAGATATTACTGACCCTACTTTAATTCCCAAACCAAATTTTGCAGGATATCGCCAAGACCCCGATACAGCTCCAGGGCGCGAACTGCTGGACAACCCGAAGATCGAAAAACTTGTTACCATCAATACCAATAGCAAGGATGTAAAAGTGCCAACTGTATATAAAGCGAATATTTCCATCAATCACTTTTTCACACCTTCGCTACGCATCGGTTTAAGCGCTTACGGAACCTGGGGGCGCAACAATTATATGTATGTAGATCGCAATATGGTGGAGGATCCTTACTTTAGGCTGACTGCCGAAGGTAACCGTGGGGTGTATGTTCCGGCATCAAGCATCAATACGACAAACGGTGCCGCCAACTGGACCAATAGCCGTAAAACAAAACAAATAGGCCGCGTACTGGAAATGAACAGTGAAGGAAAAAACAATTCTTATACGGTTGTGCTGGACGGAACTTATCGTTATTATAAAGACGGGCAGATAACCGTATCTTACACCTGGAACGACACAAAAGACAATACCTCTTACAACGGCAACGTCGCAAACTCCGCTACCCTTTCGCTGATGGTGAAAGATGATCCACGCGACTTGAGTACGATGACGTATTCGGATAATCAATTCCGCCATAAAGTTGTTTTTTATGGTACTATGCCATCGCTATGGGGTGTATCTATGGGTTTACGTTTTAGCGGAATTGCAGGAACACGCTATTCCCTAGCGGTTAATGGGAATGTTAATGGTGATTTTGTCAATTCCAACGATCTTGCCTTCGTTTACAACCCCAGCAATAAAAACACACCCGATTACATCAAATCGGGCATTCAAGCCATTTTGGATGATCCAAAGGCAGAACAGAGCATTAAAAAATACATCAATGGTAACCTCGACCGCATCGCCGAAAGAAACGGCGGCATCAACGGTTTTTACGGTGTATTTGACTTACATTTGGCTAAAAATCTAAAAGTTTACAAGAAACATGGCATTGAAGCTTCGATAGACATTTTCAATGTAGCCAACCTATTGAAAAAAACTTGGGGCGTAGGACACAATCTGGGTAAGCAAAATCTATATGCCATCAAAAGCTTTGATGCAACCAGTCAACAATATATTTATAATATGAGTTCTGGTGTGGGAGTATCCAATTTAAATGGTAATCCTTATCAAGTACAATTAGGCTTGAGATATGCATTTTAA
- a CDS encoding RNA polymerase sigma factor, with amino-acid sequence MNEKELLQHYKTSGDLSTLGKLYSPYMSLLYGVCFKYLQDPDRSQDAVMQIFEELITKLRQYEVDNFKSWLHVYSKNYCLMQLRKDKRTTQVDIEDNLFESEQKLNDTSEVKWEEKDFEKLEGCMQTLNHEQQKCVRLFYLEQKCYKDIADLTGYDLNKVKSAIQNGKRNLKICMERKENGK; translated from the coding sequence ATGAACGAAAAAGAGCTTTTACAACACTATAAAACAAGCGGTGACTTGTCTACGCTGGGGAAACTATATTCGCCCTATATGTCCTTGCTTTATGGTGTGTGCTTTAAATACTTACAAGACCCCGACCGTAGTCAGGATGCTGTGATGCAGATATTTGAAGAACTTATCACGAAGCTTCGGCAATATGAAGTCGATAATTTTAAGAGCTGGTTACACGTTTACAGCAAAAATTATTGCCTGATGCAGTTACGTAAAGATAAGCGGACAACACAGGTTGATATTGAAGATAATTTGTTCGAAAGCGAACAAAAGCTAAATGATACCAGTGAGGTCAAATGGGAAGAAAAAGACTTTGAGAAACTGGAAGGATGTATGCAGACTTTAAACCATGAACAACAAAAATGTGTGCGTTTGTTCTATCTCGAGCAAAAATGTTATAAAGATATTGCAGATTTGACCGGATATGACTTGAATAAGGTCAAGAGTGCTATTCAAAACGGAAAGCGCAATCTAAAAATCTGTATGGAAAGGAAAGAAAATGGAAAATAA
- a CDS encoding TonB-dependent receptor has product MKKNAIFRISVVFSLLLTGSYHSYAQVENPKPIINASLTGTVIDAVTKEPLQGVTVQLEAVTHQVKTDSKGVFQFVTGQKLPFSLIVSIVGYQTRHIVVDHSPAVIELTPRLEALDQVVVTARRRKEQLQDVPIPVSIIRGAALEDAGAFNVNRLKELVPTVQLYASNARNTTLNIRGLGSTYGLTNDGIDPGVGFYLDGVYIARPAATWLDFIDIDQIEVLRGPQGTLFGKNTTAGAFNITSRLPQFTPEANVEVSYGNQGFIQAKTSISGPLAKNLAARASFSGTQRDGNLFNVHTNRKINDINNMGFRGQLLFTPTENIKLVLSGDLSSQKPDGYGWAVAGVVKTQRADYRQFDAIIKDLGYELPYKSAFERKIDLDTQSKADNKLGGVALNADIKIGEGTLTSTSAWRTWTWVPLNDRDYLGLPVYTVSAGNSVHNQWSQEFRYSGKISEKVSGVVGLFGLWQDLGTDPVHTEETGSAFWRFQKSSTSALWQTPGLFDNFGIKTVYGIKSTSLAAYTQIDWAVTPKLHILPGLRYNYDKKVANYDRQTYGGLQTSDPALLALKNGVYTNQTFDVNADADNFSGQLSARYRFNPKINAYATYSISYKPVGINVGGLPTANGAVLLDLAEVKPEAVRHKEIGVKTNPTRNTLLNLTVYQTDIKDYQTQVQTPEPGVNRGYLANAEKVRVKGVELDGNINIGHFLRLNGALAYTDAKYVKFTNAPVPLEEVGGAQAFKDISGGVLPGVSKWSWSLGGEANKSGKLIGINGSYFLGADLFHRSKFSSSSSPSQYLNIDAYSVLNARLGFRGSNGISVFVWSRNLTNKDYYEQLLAAPGSYGQYAGVVADPRTYGVTLRYNWKQGN; this is encoded by the coding sequence ATGAAAAAAAATGCTATTTTTCGAATTAGCGTCGTTTTTAGCTTGCTTTTAACGGGTTCTTACCACAGCTATGCGCAAGTAGAAAATCCTAAACCTATTATAAATGCCTCATTAACAGGTACCGTAATTGACGCCGTAACAAAAGAACCATTACAGGGGGTAACGGTTCAGCTGGAAGCTGTTACGCACCAAGTAAAAACAGACAGTAAAGGAGTTTTTCAGTTTGTAACTGGACAAAAATTACCATTTTCATTGATCGTATCCATCGTCGGTTATCAAACTCGTCACATCGTGGTAGATCATTCTCCGGCCGTGATTGAGCTTACACCACGATTGGAAGCATTGGATCAAGTGGTCGTCACCGCACGTCGTCGGAAAGAACAATTGCAGGACGTGCCTATTCCCGTATCAATTATTCGTGGAGCAGCATTGGAAGATGCCGGCGCATTTAATGTTAATCGGTTGAAAGAACTGGTGCCAACTGTTCAGTTGTATGCATCGAACGCACGTAATACAACACTTAACATACGCGGACTTGGTTCCACCTATGGCCTCACCAATGATGGGATTGATCCTGGTGTTGGATTTTATCTTGATGGCGTATATATTGCCCGCCCTGCCGCAACTTGGCTAGACTTCATTGATATTGATCAGATTGAAGTACTGCGGGGACCACAGGGTACCCTCTTTGGAAAAAATACAACCGCGGGAGCTTTCAATATCACCTCACGTCTGCCTCAATTTACACCCGAGGCCAATGTGGAAGTCAGCTATGGAAACCAGGGGTTTATTCAGGCGAAGACTTCAATCTCAGGACCATTGGCCAAAAACTTGGCAGCGAGAGCTTCTTTCTCTGGTACACAGCGGGATGGAAACTTGTTTAATGTACATACCAATAGGAAGATCAATGATATCAACAACATGGGCTTTAGAGGGCAATTGCTGTTTACCCCAACCGAAAATATCAAACTCGTACTCTCTGGGGACCTGTCATCACAAAAACCGGACGGTTATGGCTGGGCGGTTGCCGGAGTTGTAAAAACACAGCGTGCAGACTATAGACAGTTTGATGCAATTATTAAAGATCTTGGCTACGAGTTGCCCTATAAAAGTGCTTTCGAACGTAAGATAGATCTGGATACGCAATCCAAAGCCGATAATAAATTGGGTGGGGTCGCATTGAATGCCGATATCAAGATTGGAGAAGGGACACTGACCTCTACTTCTGCTTGGCGAACATGGACGTGGGTTCCGCTCAATGACCGTGATTACTTAGGACTTCCGGTATACACCGTTTCAGCAGGTAATTCCGTCCATAACCAGTGGTCACAGGAGTTCAGATACTCTGGGAAAATCAGTGAAAAGGTCAGCGGGGTTGTTGGGTTATTTGGCCTTTGGCAGGATCTGGGCACAGACCCCGTACATACCGAAGAAACAGGATCTGCCTTTTGGCGTTTTCAAAAAAGCTCTACCAGTGCTTTGTGGCAAACTCCGGGCTTATTCGATAATTTTGGAATCAAGACTGTTTATGGCATCAAGAGTACGAGTTTAGCTGCTTATACGCAGATCGATTGGGCTGTTACGCCAAAATTACACATCTTACCTGGTTTGCGTTACAACTATGATAAAAAGGTTGCAAACTACGATAGACAGACCTATGGCGGCTTGCAGACATCAGACCCCGCATTGCTTGCTTTAAAGAATGGTGTGTATACAAACCAGACTTTTGATGTCAATGCTGATGCCGATAATTTTTCAGGCCAGCTCTCGGCAAGATATCGCTTCAATCCGAAGATAAATGCTTATGCAACTTATTCTATTAGCTATAAGCCAGTCGGTATCAATGTCGGTGGGTTGCCGACAGCAAATGGAGCAGTGCTGCTGGATCTCGCCGAAGTAAAACCGGAGGCTGTCCGTCATAAGGAAATTGGTGTGAAGACGAATCCGACACGCAATACACTCCTCAATCTGACCGTCTACCAAACGGATATCAAAGACTATCAGACGCAAGTGCAGACACCAGAGCCTGGGGTAAACCGTGGTTATCTGGCCAATGCCGAAAAGGTACGTGTAAAGGGTGTTGAATTGGATGGAAATATCAACATCGGACACTTTCTCCGATTGAATGGAGCATTGGCCTATACTGATGCCAAATATGTTAAATTTACCAATGCACCTGTTCCCTTAGAAGAGGTTGGCGGAGCGCAAGCTTTTAAAGATATCTCTGGTGGCGTCCTTCCTGGTGTTTCCAAATGGTCTTGGTCCTTGGGTGGCGAAGCGAATAAAAGTGGGAAGCTGATCGGAATTAATGGATCTTACTTTTTGGGCGCAGACCTATTTCACCGTTCTAAATTCTCATCCAGTTCCTCACCATCACAGTACCTAAACATTGATGCCTATTCGGTATTGAACGCTCGGCTAGGATTCAGGGGATCGAATGGTATTTCGGTGTTTGTGTGGAGTAGAAATCTAACCAATAAAGATTACTACGAACAATTGCTGGCAGCACCTGGAAGCTATGGACAGTATGCAGGGGTAGTTGCCGATCCGCGGACTTACGGTGTTACACTGCGATACAATTGGAAACAAGGAAATTAA
- a CDS encoding YeiH family protein — MTSSKSFAFTEDWVVVILGIATIFLALSGIVAPVPSFSWSNSAELVSTIFDPTNLLKLFEQFIFVFVTAILGAFLLGKSVKYLLVVFPTVFILTVFALILAGNATVKEYNLEAVIFSLIIGLIISNCFKLPNWFKEALSTELYVKIGLILLGTTVIFGDILKAGSLGLIQALAVVLSVWYFAFWICKKLKIDKEMSLMLSSAVSICGVSAAIATSGAIKGDSKKLSYVISLVLITAIPMMIFMPYMAEWMGLSQEVTGAWLGGSIDTTGAVVASGSLVGEEALKISTIVKFSQNVLLGLAAFAISIYWTYAKSVDDETKRDKPTLKIIWERFPKFVLGFVFASLLFSFVISPEKIDAVKGSLKNLQGLWFTLAFTSIGLETNFKDLFVQDNKKPLYAFLIAQTFNVIITLLIALVLFR; from the coding sequence ATGACATCTTCAAAATCATTTGCATTTACAGAAGACTGGGTAGTCGTCATTTTGGGGATTGCTACCATATTTCTTGCTCTCTCAGGAATTGTTGCGCCGGTACCTAGTTTTTCGTGGAGTAATTCTGCCGAACTCGTCTCGACGATTTTTGACCCGACAAATTTACTGAAGCTTTTTGAGCAGTTTATTTTTGTATTCGTTACGGCGATATTAGGCGCGTTTCTTTTGGGAAAATCTGTAAAATATTTATTAGTGGTATTTCCGACTGTATTTATCCTTACGGTATTTGCCCTGATTTTGGCAGGCAACGCAACAGTGAAAGAATATAATCTCGAAGCTGTAATTTTTAGTTTGATTATCGGTTTAATTATCAGCAATTGCTTTAAACTGCCCAATTGGTTTAAAGAGGCACTCAGTACGGAACTGTATGTCAAGATAGGCTTAATTTTGCTCGGAACGACAGTGATTTTCGGAGATATTCTCAAAGCGGGATCCTTGGGGCTTATTCAGGCACTGGCCGTTGTGCTGTCTGTTTGGTACTTCGCGTTTTGGATTTGTAAAAAGCTAAAGATTGACAAGGAAATGTCTCTGATGCTATCGAGTGCGGTTTCTATTTGTGGCGTCTCCGCCGCAATAGCAACATCTGGAGCCATCAAAGGCGATAGCAAAAAACTTTCCTATGTGATTTCGTTGGTCCTGATTACAGCAATTCCAATGATGATTTTCATGCCCTATATGGCAGAGTGGATGGGCTTGTCGCAAGAAGTTACCGGAGCTTGGCTTGGAGGAAGTATTGATACAACCGGAGCTGTAGTAGCTTCTGGCTCCTTGGTCGGTGAAGAAGCGTTGAAGATCAGTACCATTGTGAAATTTTCCCAAAATGTATTGTTGGGGCTGGCTGCTTTTGCCATTAGCATTTATTGGACCTACGCTAAATCTGTTGATGATGAAACCAAGCGCGATAAACCGACATTGAAAATTATATGGGAGCGTTTCCCGAAATTTGTGTTGGGATTTGTGTTTGCATCGTTGCTATTTTCATTCGTTATCTCCCCTGAGAAGATCGACGCCGTCAAAGGAAGTCTGAAAAACCTGCAGGGTCTCTGGTTTACCTTAGCATTTACATCAATAGGTTTGGAAACGAACTTTAAGGATCTTTTTGTCCAAGACAACAAGAAACCGCTGTATGCCTTTCTAATTGCCCAGACTTTTAATGTTATTATTACTTTATTGATTGCGCTGGTGTTATTCCGCTAA
- a CDS encoding acyl-CoA dehydrogenase family protein: MSENKAIKGGEFVIRETPYTAVFIPEEFDEEAKMIRQTCLDFLDTEVLNKLDRIDAQEEGLMPSLMDKAGELGMLGVSIPEEYGGFGKNFNTSMLVADAVGGGFSFAVALSAHTGIGTLPILYYGNDAQKAKYIPKLATGEWKASYCLTEPNAGSDANSGRTSAKLNAEGTHYLINGQKMWITNGGFADIFIVFAKIDDDKNLTAFIVEKDFGGITMNPEEHKLGIKGSSTRQIFFNDCAVPVENMLSDRENGFKIAVNILNIGRIKLGAATIGSARMVINHAVQYANERVQFNLPISKFGAIRYKLAEMATRLFAVESASYRAGQNIDDAYDALIAGGMDEAKAKLKSVEQFAIECAIIKVWCSEMLDYVVDEGVQIYGGMGYSADAPMERAYRDSRINRIFEGTNEVNRLLVVDMLLKRAMKGELDLMGPAQAVAGELLAIPDFGEEDDAPFAAEKKIVANLKKAGLLIAGAAVQKLMMSLSKEEEILMNIADIIGYVYITESVLLRAEKLLHTGSDKADYAKDMAKIYLYGAIDKISAAGKEALYSFGEGDELNMMLVGLRRFTKAQPFNVKDARQRIAKKLIDENKYCF, translated from the coding sequence ATGAGCGAAAATAAAGCAATTAAAGGCGGAGAGTTCGTGATTAGGGAGACGCCCTATACAGCAGTTTTTATTCCGGAAGAATTTGATGAAGAAGCCAAAATGATTCGTCAAACTTGCTTGGATTTCTTGGATACGGAGGTATTGAACAAACTTGATCGTATAGATGCACAAGAAGAGGGGCTTATGCCTAGTTTGATGGATAAGGCCGGTGAACTCGGGATGCTGGGAGTTTCTATTCCCGAAGAATATGGTGGTTTCGGCAAAAATTTTAACACGTCTATGCTTGTTGCAGATGCGGTAGGGGGTGGGTTTTCTTTTGCTGTCGCATTGTCTGCTCATACAGGAATCGGAACACTGCCTATTTTGTATTATGGTAATGATGCCCAAAAGGCGAAATATATTCCAAAGCTTGCTACCGGTGAATGGAAAGCTTCATATTGTTTGACAGAGCCCAATGCCGGATCGGATGCAAATTCTGGACGTACCTCGGCAAAATTAAACGCTGAAGGAACACATTATTTGATCAATGGTCAAAAAATGTGGATTACAAATGGTGGTTTTGCAGATATCTTTATCGTATTTGCAAAAATCGATGATGATAAAAATCTGACGGCATTTATTGTCGAAAAGGATTTTGGTGGTATCACGATGAATCCAGAAGAACATAAATTAGGCATCAAAGGGTCGTCAACACGTCAAATCTTTTTTAATGACTGTGCGGTTCCCGTAGAAAATATGCTTTCTGATCGTGAAAACGGATTTAAGATTGCTGTAAATATCCTGAATATTGGACGTATAAAACTGGGCGCTGCCACAATTGGTTCGGCACGAATGGTGATCAATCATGCGGTGCAGTATGCCAATGAACGTGTGCAGTTTAATCTGCCGATTTCTAAATTTGGTGCCATTCGTTATAAGCTCGCTGAAATGGCAACACGTTTGTTTGCTGTGGAATCTGCGTCATATCGCGCGGGTCAAAATATCGATGATGCCTATGATGCACTGATTGCTGGTGGTATGGATGAAGCGAAAGCAAAATTGAAGTCTGTGGAGCAGTTCGCAATTGAGTGTGCTATCATCAAGGTATGGTGTTCGGAGATGTTGGATTATGTGGTTGATGAGGGCGTGCAAATCTATGGTGGAATGGGCTATTCTGCAGATGCGCCGATGGAACGCGCTTATCGGGACTCACGGATCAACAGGATTTTTGAAGGTACCAATGAAGTGAATCGATTACTTGTGGTTGACATGTTGTTAAAACGGGCCATGAAAGGTGAATTGGATCTGATGGGACCAGCGCAAGCTGTAGCTGGAGAGCTTCTAGCTATTCCAGATTTTGGTGAAGAGGACGACGCACCTTTTGCTGCAGAAAAGAAAATTGTGGCAAACCTTAAAAAAGCAGGCCTATTGATTGCCGGAGCAGCTGTGCAAAAATTGATGATGTCTCTTTCCAAAGAGGAGGAAATCCTCATGAACATTGCCGATATTATCGGATATGTTTATATCACTGAGTCAGTCTTGTTGCGTGCGGAAAAATTGCTGCATACAGGATCAGATAAAGCAGACTATGCGAAAGATATGGCTAAAATTTACCTATATGGTGCTATTGATAAAATTAGCGCTGCTGGCAAAGAAGCATTATATTCTTTTGGCGAAGGCGACGAACTGAATATGATGTTAGTTGGTTTGCGCAGATTCACAAAAGCACAGCCATTTAATGTGAAAGATGCACGTCAGCGAATCGCAAAAAAATTGATCGATGAGAATAAATATTGTTTTTGA
- a CDS encoding acetyl-CoA C-acyltransferase — protein MEAYIVAGFRTAVGKAPRGVFRFMRADDLATDVIKHLVSTVPNLNKEDIDDVIVGNAMPEAEQGLNMARFISLMGLDTDKVPGVTVNRYCASGLETIATAVAKIKTGMADVIIAGGVEVMSGMPFGGWKIVPNPVVAKEHPDWYWGMGLTAEAVAKDYNVSREDQDAFALKSNQKAVAAIQNGHLKDGIVPITVKENYLKDGKIATREYVVDTDEGPRADTSLEALGKLKPVFAANGSVTAGNSSQTSDGAAFVLVMSEAKVKELGVKPIAKLVSFAVAGVPPRIMGIGPIYAIPKALAKAGLKKEDIDLFELNEAFASQSLAVIRELGLDEEKVNVNGGAIALGHPLGCTGAKLTVQVLNELKRRGKKYGMVTMCVGTGQGAAGIFELLD, from the coding sequence ATGGAAGCATATATAGTTGCAGGATTTCGTACAGCAGTAGGCAAAGCGCCCCGGGGAGTATTTCGCTTTATGCGGGCCGATGATTTAGCCACGGATGTTATTAAACATCTTGTATCCACTGTGCCGAATTTAAATAAAGAAGATATAGATGATGTCATTGTTGGGAATGCCATGCCGGAAGCGGAGCAGGGACTCAATATGGCCCGTTTCATTTCACTGATGGGATTGGACACGGATAAGGTCCCGGGAGTAACCGTTAATCGATACTGCGCATCAGGCCTAGAAACCATTGCGACCGCGGTAGCAAAGATTAAGACTGGGATGGCAGATGTTATCATTGCCGGTGGTGTAGAAGTAATGTCCGGAATGCCTTTTGGAGGTTGGAAGATTGTGCCTAATCCTGTTGTGGCAAAAGAGCATCCTGACTGGTATTGGGGAATGGGATTGACTGCCGAAGCCGTAGCCAAAGATTACAATGTTTCACGCGAAGATCAGGATGCTTTTGCACTTAAATCAAATCAAAAGGCAGTTGCTGCCATTCAAAACGGTCATTTGAAAGATGGGATTGTGCCTATTACTGTAAAAGAAAATTATCTGAAAGACGGTAAGATTGCAACGCGCGAATATGTTGTTGATACAGATGAAGGTCCTCGGGCTGATACTTCCCTGGAGGCTTTAGGGAAACTAAAACCAGTCTTTGCAGCGAATGGTTCAGTAACGGCAGGGAATTCTTCGCAAACTTCTGATGGAGCAGCATTTGTCTTGGTGATGTCTGAAGCAAAAGTGAAAGAACTTGGTGTTAAACCAATTGCAAAGCTTGTTAGTTTTGCTGTGGCAGGTGTTCCACCGCGCATTATGGGCATAGGGCCTATCTACGCTATACCAAAGGCCTTGGCGAAAGCTGGGCTTAAAAAAGAAGATATTGATCTATTTGAACTGAATGAAGCTTTTGCGTCTCAATCGTTAGCCGTTATTCGCGAACTCGGATTAGACGAAGAGAAAGTGAATGTCAATGGTGGTGCCATAGCATTAGGGCATCCACTTGGTTGTACAGGCGCGAAATTGACAGTCCAGGTCCTAAATGAGTTAAAGCGCAGAGGCAAAAAATACGGCATGGTGACGATGTGTGTGGGAACTGGCCAAGGAGCAGCTGGTATTTTTGAGTTATTGGACTAA